CAAGACATCCCTGTAACTGGTACAAAGGTAGCCCCTACCCCTTTTCTTGTTAAACCGACTGCCGAATAGACAGTGGAAGTTTCCAAAATGACATTTTGTTTTAGCCTTTTACGGTTATAAAATAAATCCACTAAGCGCCTTAAGCCAAAATTATGGGGGAGTAAGACGAGGGGGAGATTATCTAATTTTTCAATATCGTAGGGGAAATGGGTGATCTCGCTTCCATATTTTTCTTGGTAGAGTGGGTTATTTTTAGGGACAATCAAATACATCTGGTCGCTATAGACATAGTGATGTTGAAAAGCATTGTTTTCCATAGGAGCCATTTCAAAAGCGATATCAATCATGTGATTTTCGATTAAAGAATCAATGGTATCGGCATCCTCTTCATAAAATTCAAATTTAATTTCGGGATTTTTATCAAGAAAGGGTGGAATAATTAAAGGCAAGATACTACTACCTAGGGCCGGATTAATTCCTAATTTAATTTTCCCTTTTTTGTTTTTTGAGATCATATCAAATTCACTTAGCATATCGAGGTCGATTTCATGCTTTCTGCGCAAATGGTCTAAATAACGTTCACCGGCATAAGTGATTTGAACCGAACGCGGTAAACGAGTGAAAAATTCTAATCCATACTCACCTTCTAAACGACTTAACATTTTACTTAAATAAGGTTGGGAGACATAGAGTTTTTCAGCAGCAGCAGTGATATTACCTTCGGCGACAATTGTTTCCATGAGTACTAAGGGTGTTATGTTAGACATTTTTAGAAACCTCCAAATAGTCAGTGCATGCTTAACGGTGTGTATAGTATAGCATAATTTACCAGCTATAACAATATAGTTATTGATAGCGCTTTCATCTATTATTTCTATTTTCATTTCTTTTCCGATATAATAAGCATGTAAAAGAAATGGTTTGTAGTTACTTAGCTTGTTATAACTATAAATTAATACATTAGCTATTTCAAAGGAGGAAGATCGAATGTTTAACGATCAAGTTGTTGTAGTTACTGGCGCAGGCCAAGGTATTGGTGCTGAAATCGCTAAAGAATTCGCTCAAGATGGTGCTCAAGTAGTCATTGTTGATTTCAATGAGGAAACTGCACAAAAGACAGCAGAAGCCATTAATGAAAATAATGGTAAAGCAGTTGCTTATCAAGCAGATGTATCTGATTTCGACCGTGCTGAGGAAATTATTGCAGATGTTGTTGAAAAATACGGAAAAGTTGACGTCTTAATCAACAATGCTGGTATTACCCGTGATGCTTCATTGAAGAAAATGACTAAAGAACAATGGGACCAAGTTATTGCAACTAACTTAACAGGTGTATTTAACTATTCTAAAGCAGCATTTATCCGTATGACTGCTGCAGGGTATGGACGGATTGTAAACGCTTCTTCCCTAGCAGGGGTTGAAGGCAACTTCGGTCAAACCAACTACTCCGCTTCAAAAGCAGGTATTATTGGTATGACTAAGACAATCGCTCGCGAAGGTGCTGCAAAAGGTGTTACCGTTAATGCCGTTGCACCTGGTTTCATTGAAACCCCAATGACCGATGCTATTCCAGAAGAAATCAAACAAAATATGATTGATGGTATTCCGGTAAAACGTATTGGTTATCCAAAAGATATTGCCAATGCAATGAAATTCTTAGCTTCACCAGATTCAGGTTATATCACTGGTCAATTACTACAAGTTAACGGTGGTATGAACATGTAATGTTGCTCGCTGCATAAAAATTAAAGGAACGGTTAACCGTTCCTTTAATCATGTTTTTTACAGCAAGGAGAAAATATATGGAAATTCTTGGCGTAATCGGTATATTTCTTGCGATTATCGCAATTATTTATTTATCAGTTAGAGGATTAAACATTGTTATTGCTGCTCCTCTAGCCACATTAATTGTTATTCTAACCAACCAAATGGACATCTTTGGGTCATTAATTGGTGATGCACCTTCTTATATGACCGGTCTTGCAGGTTTCTTAATTAAAAACTTTGCGATTTTCCTATTAGGCGCAGTTCTGGCTCAATATATGGAAAAAAGTAATGCTACAGTTTCGATCGCTAACTGGGTTTTGGCCAAAGTTGGTTTAGATAATCCCTTTATTGTGCTAGTAGCTTTCGCTGGTATTGCAGCAATATTAACTTATGGTGGGATTAGTTTATTTGTGGTTATGTTTGCCTTAGTCCCATTAGCTCGACCAATCTTTAAAAAGTTAAATGTGAATTGGTCCTTATTACCTATTCCACTATTCTTGGGAATGGCAACCGTAACCATGTCTATGCTACCAGGGACACCTTCAGTTCAAAACGCGGTACCAACGACTTACTTAGGGACTACTTTAACAGCAGCTCCTGTGTTGAGTATGATTGGTGTTATTACTGTGGTTGCTTTTGGACTGACCTACTTAAAGTTTCAATTAAATCGGAGTCTAGCTAAGGGAGAAACTTTCTATTCTTATCTAGGTGAAGGGGAATCAGTTGGAGAAGAAGCTGACCTTGACGCTGAAACAGATGAAGAAAATATCCCTCCAATTTTATTAGCCATTTTACCATTGGTTACTTTAGTTGCGATTATTTTAATCTTCAGTGATGTGCCGAATATTATTTTGATTGCTTTAACTGTGGGTATCTTATTAAGTGCCTTCTTATATCGGAAATATTTACCAAAACAAACTTCATTATTGAATGATGGAGCTAATAGTGCTGTCCCATCAGCCTTTGCTACCTCAAGCTCAGTAGCTTTTGGATCAGTATTAACCAGTGCTCCTGGCTTCAGTGTGGTTCAAGATGCGATTATGTCTATTCCAGGTAACCCTTTAATTGGACTATCTGTAGCAACTGCTTTACTTGGCGGGATTACAGGTTCTAGTTCTGGGGCTCTGGGGATCGTCATGCAAAACTTTGCACCAACGTATTTAGAGATGGGAATTGCGCCTGAATTGATTCACCGTATTGCAGTTGTTGCATCAGCTGTGATTACAGTGGTTCCTCATTCGGGAGTGACAATCACCTTTAACAACTTGACTGGCTTAAGTTTAAAAAATGCTTTCATGCATCAGTTTATAATGGTTAATGGTGGTCACTTGCTTGCCTTAATCGCTATGTTAATTGCTTCAACAATTTTATATTAAGAAAAGAAATGTATTTATAGAAAAGGAGAGAGATAAATGGGTAAAAAGAAACCAGTTATTTCAAGACGTGAAGCAGCTGATTTAATTAAAGATAACGATCTATTAGCTACTTGTACTTTTGGTTTAGGGGGCCTACCTGAAGACTTACTAGTAGGGGTTAAAGAACGTTACGAAGAAGAACAACATCCCAAAGACATCACTTTCATGTGGTCATGTGGTATTGGTAACAACAAACCTGGCCGTGGTGCTGACCACTTATTAGCAGATGGTTTGGTAAAACGTATCATTGCTGGTCACGTTGGTTCTTCACCTGGTATGGTTGATAAGGTGGTTAATAACGAAGTTGAAGCCTACTTATTACCACAGGGTGTATTTACTCAACTATATCGCGCTATTGCTGGGAACAAACCTTTCTTAACTAAAGTTGGTTTACAAACTTATGTTGATCCTCGTTTAGAAGGGGCTAAAGCAACTGAAAAAACCACTGAAGAACTTATTGAACTAGCGGAATTTGGTGGCGAAGAATGGTTGAAATATCCAGATTTTGATATTGACGTTGCCTTTATCCGTGGATCATTTGCTGATGAAAAAGGGAACATGAACGTTGAAGATGAGACCTGTATTCTTGAACAACTTGAATTAGCAATGGCTACCAAGAAAAAAGGTGGTACCGTTATTGCTCAAGTAAAACAAATTGTTGAAAACAACTCTCTAGATCCTAAGAGTATTGTGGTACCAGGCGGTTTAATTGACTATATTGTGGTAGCTGACCCTGAATATCACTACCAAACCATGGGAACCTACTACAGTCCAGAATTAGCTGGAAAAATCAATGTTCCAGTGGACAGCGTTAAACCTGCACCACTTTCATCACGTAAGGTCATTGGTCGTCGTGCAGCTATGGAATTGCAACCTGATTCTGTGATTAACTTAGGTATCGGTACGCCTGACATGGTGGCTTCTGTTGCCCAAGAAGAAGGCGTTGCTGACGAATATGTGACAACTCTAGAGATGGGTATCTGGGGTGGTAGTGCTGCTGGTGGCTTAGACTTTGGTGCTTCACGTAATGCTGATGCTTCCATTGCTATGGCTAACCAATTTGACTTCTACGATGGTAACGGTTTAGACCTTTCTGTATTAGGAATTGGGCAAATTGACCAATATGGTAACAATAACGTTACAAAATTTGGTCCTAAAGTTCCTGGTCCAGGTGGATTCATTAATATTTCTCAAAACACTAAGAACCTTGTCTTTGTAGGTACCTTAACTGTTGGTGGTAAATCACACATCGAAGACGGTAAATTAGTCATTGATGAACAAGGTCGTGGACCTAAATTCTTGAAAGAAGTTGAACAAGTAAGTTTCTCTGGTAAATATGCTCAAGAAAACGACCAAAATATCTTATACGTCACTGAACGTGCTGTCTTTGACTTACATGAAGGTAAAGTTCGTTTAATTGAAATTGCACCAGGAATTGACCTCCAAAAAGATGTTCTCGACCAAATGGAATTTGAACCTGAAATTGCCGAAGACTTGAAAGAAATGAATCCTGATATCTTTAAAGAAGAATGGGGCGGCCTTAAAGAAATTATTGATGCAAAATCTAAAAAATAATTAGATATGTTGTATAATAAAGGCCTTGAAATTAAAGGAGGATTTAGTGAATGTTAAAAGCTAAAAATGAAGAAGTTGTTTTTGTTGGTGCCGCACGGACTCCTGTTGGTGCTTACCTAGGCGACTTAAAGACAGTACCAGTTGATGAATTAGGGGTGATTTCTCTTACAGAAGCTGCTAAACGTGCTGGTGTTGCCGTTGAAGATATTGAAGAAGTTATTGTTGGTCATGTCACTGGATCACAAACAACCAATAATTTAGGTAACATTATCGGAATTGATGCAGGAGTAAAAAATACTGCAACAGGTATGACTATTAACCGTATCTGTGGATCAGGTATTCAATCCGCTGTATCAGCCGCACAAGAATTACTATTCTCCAATAAAAGTATTATTGCCGCTGGTGGGGTAGAATCTTTATCTCGTGCGCCTTTCTATCTACCAGAATCCGCTCGTTATGAGGGGTTAAAGGGAGGCAATAAACCTTTAATTGATGCTAACTTAGCTGGCCATAGCTCTGCTTCTGGTAAAGATTCTGGTGTTAACCACATGGGGAACACTGCAGAAAATGTTGCTCGTAAATACGGAATTACTCGTGAACGCGCTGACCAATTTGCAGTAGAATCCCAACGTAAAGCTGCAGAAGCTATTGAAAACGGACGTTTCGCTCAAGAAATCATTCCGGTAGAAGTTAAAGGACGTAAAGGAAAAGTTAACGTCGTAGAAAAAGACGGCCATCCACGTCCAGGAACATCGATGGAATCATTAGCTAAATTACGCCCAGCCTTTGAAAAAGATGGTATTGTTACTGCAGGTAATGCTTCTGGATTAAATGACGGTGGTGCTTTTGAAATTATGACCACCAAATCAGTTGCTGAAGAACGTGGCTTAGAAATCATGGCTCGCGTCGTTGACTACCAAATTGCTGGTTGTGACCCTGCGTACATGGGCTTAGGACCGGTTCAAGCGATTAAAGACATTCTTGCGCGTCAAGAAATGGACCTTAAAGAAGACATTGATATCTTAGAAATTAATGAAGCCTTTGCAGCTCAAACTATTGGTTGCTTGATTGAACTTGGTATTGAAGAAGATACTGACTTCTACAAGAATCATTTCAACCCACATGGTGGTGCAGTTGCTTTAGGTCACCCATTAGGCATGTCTGGTGCACGTATCATTACATCTCTATTGTATGAATTCAAGAACCATCCAGAATACCGTTACGCGATTGCTTCAGCATGTATCGGTGGTGGACAAGGTATTGCTCTCTTACTTGAAAACGGCTACTACCAAGGTTAATTTAAATCATTAGCTTAAAATATAAACTCCTAGGGACTCCTCCTAGGAGTTTTTCTTATTTGTAGGATCTAAATCTTAATAATGACAGGTTTCTACATATGCGTTAAAGCTGGATATTCTATTCACTTTTACGTTGGTATGGTATAATGAGTTAATTCAAAGAAGTTAATTATTTATAAAAAGTGGGTGAATTTATGCGTTGGAGTATACCAACAAAAATGATTGAGGAAGGTAGGCAGCTAGTTAACCAGGACCGTGTGCTAAAAGTGATTCCTAATGAAAATGAAGCTATTTGGCGCGCAGAAGTTCTTGACGATGAAAAATACATCGTTATTTTAGATGGAACTGGTAAAGAAGAAGATATTTGTCGTTGTATCACCTGGCAACAAAAATCTTACTGCCCACATACTGTTGCAGTGGAATTGTTTTTACGTGACCATGATGTGGTGCGTGCCATGGCATATTCCAAGAAACCTCTATTTCATTATCCAGAAAATGTGATGGACCAGCATCCATCAATCGATAAATTACTCACTTCCTACCGTGAAAGAATGGATTACAAGCTCAGTGACCAGGATCAAGTCAAGACCTATCGTTTAAAGGTTCAATTCGAAATTTACGATATGACTGGACTCCAATATCAATTATCGAGTGAAAGACTCTTCTATTTAAGACTAAAAGTCGGTTATGATCAACTTTACTATGTCCAAGATTTTACGGATTTTTATCGACAACTTTTAAATGCGGGCTCATATCGGCTCTCCAACCGCCACGATAAGGCGGTCTGGCTCATGAAAGAAGCCTTTAATGCTGATACTTATGACTTGCTTTACCAATTAGCTTTGATTAAGGAAAATAACAATCACCGCCTAGAAGCAGGATTAAATATTTCGACATCTCACCAAAGCCCCCAACGAGATTTCTTATCTCAGAAGCAATTGGCCATGTTGATAGATTTTTATCAAGAGCACAGTGAATCAAATCAAGATGGCGACAATATCCAATTTTATCTCGATGATGACTTAGTTGAGCTTAACTTTTATCAAGACAAACGGCCAGTCTTACTTGAACTCCAGCACAAGGATGGAAATTACCTAGTGATCATGAATCCTAGGATGCGCTTATATAAGTTCTACCAAATGATCTTCGATGGCTACAATCTCTATAGAATTGAAGCTGACCAAAGCTATTTTGATGATTTAGAATTGTTGCAAGGAACATTTGCTGACCATTCCTACCAGTGGCAGCTTAGTGCGGATGAGGTTGAAGAGTTTATTTCTTGTTTTGGCTACCAAATTCTTGCCCATGGTCTTATCAATAATATTGTATTGTTAAGTTTCGCCTCAGGAATGGGACCATTGAAAGTAGAGATAGCCCTAGATGTCAGTGATCGTCTCTTACAAGCTGATTTAATCTATCATTATGGCCAGTACCAGTTATCTGATACTCCAGGAGAAAATATTTTGCCAGAAAAGGGTATTATCTTAAGAGATATTAAGGGCGAAATTCAATCCGAGCAACAACTTATCAAATTAGCCTTTGAAAAATCAGATAATCAATTTATTAGTCAATTTGATAATTTTAATCAAACCATGGAAGCTTTAAACGATTGTCAGAAATTCTTCCCTGATGAATGGACGGTGACTTATAGTCAACAATTAGAGGAATGGCAAAATAACGATAAGCAATTAAAAGTAGAAACTGGTAAAAATGAAGAGAATCGCTTCTTAACGATTAATTTCACCCTGGATGATGTTGATGACGATGAAGTCAATGAAATTTTAAAGGCTATCGAGCAAAACGACCAATACCTGCAGTTAGATAGTGGAAAAATTATTGATTTGAAGAAAATCATTACTCCTCAACAGAATAAGATGTTAAAACAGCTGCGTTCTGGCAATACGCATTGGGAAAATGGGGGGCAAGTTCCTGCCTACCAAAGTCTAAAATATGCAGATGCCTTAGGCCAGGCAGTGGATTTTGAACAATTCTACCAAGATATCATCCACCCAGCTCGGTCAGATTACCAAAGCAATCCAGGCTTAAAAACTGAATTAGCTCCTTATCAAAAATATGCTGTTCAGTGGTTAGGCCAATTGGCTAAATATAACCTAGGTGGGCTATTAGCTGATGAAATGGGACTGGGGAAGACTGTTCAAACAGTGGCTTTCCTGTTGGATTACTTTGATAAACTGCCTCAAGCCAATGTGCTCATTTTAGCGCCAGCTTCTGTTATTTATAATTGGAAATATGAAATTCAACGCTTTGCTCCAGAGGTGAAGGTTGTGGTATTAGATGGTAGTGTTGAGGAAAGAGAAAAAATTCGTCAGGAAAATCCCAAGGCCATCTGGATTTGTTCCTACCATTCCTATCGTAATGACCAAGAAGCCTACCACCAAGAATATTTTGATGTCTTGATTCTAGATGAAGCTCAAGCACTCAAGAATGAACGGACGGTTTTATACCAATCAGTTGTTAACCAGGACAGCGGCATGCGGATCGGATTATCAGGGACTCCTTTAGAGAATAATTTAAATGAGTTTTGGGCTTTGATGCAAATGATCTTACCGGGTTTACTGCCACAGAAGAAAGAATTTCAGGCCATGTCCATTGAAAGCATTCGTAAATTGGTTAGCCCCTTTGTCTTACGTCGAACCAAACAGGAAGTTCAATTGGAATTGCCTGATAAGTCCGTACATAATCGCTATGCTAGCTTAGAATCAAATCAAAAGGCGGTTTATCTTGCTTACTTGGAAGATATTCGCGATCGCCTGAAAGATAATGATGGCAATGGTTCTCACAAACACATGGAAATGCTTGCTGCCATCACCCGCTTGAGACAAATTTGCTGCCACCCAGCCTTAGTTAATTCTGACTACCAAGGAACGAGTGGAAAATTTGAATATTTCAAGCGGATGTTAGAACGGGCCTTAAGTAATAATCGTAGAATATTGGTATTTTCACAATTTACATCGATGCTAGCGATCATGCAGGATTATTTAGACCAAGAAGCGATTAACTATTTTATTATTGAAGGGAAAACCAATAAAGAAAAACGCCAAGATCAAGTCAACCGCTTCAACCAAGGTGAAGGATCCGTCTTTTTAATCTCCCTAAGAGCTGGCGGGGTAGGAATTAATCTGACCGGTGCAGATACTGTCTTTCTTTATGATCTGTGGTGGAATCCCTCTGTTGAAGAACAAGCTATCGGCAGGGCCCACCGAATCGGTCAGACCAAAGATGTTGAGGTTTACCGATTCATTACCGAAGGAACGATTGAAGAGCGCATTGCTGAATTACAAGAAGAAAAACGCCATCTTTTCGATGAACTCTTCCAAGATGAGGAAATGGGAGAAAGTTCCCACTTAACCATGGATGACTTGCGCTTTATTTTAGATATGCCTGCAAGTTAAAAGTGAAACGTCAAGTATAAAATAGAGGAGGTAGATGATGAATATCAAAGGACTGTTAAAAGCGCTTTTAGGTGTTTTCTTTGCCCTACTAATTGTCATTTCAGGAGCATTTCTTTATCAAGAATTAAAGCATTCTAAGGATGGCCAAAGCTGGGAGTTTAGCTTAAATCCTAAGAATAATTCTTCAAAAACAAGTAGTGCGCGCATTTTTTGCAATGGGGACCTACTTTACCACGATATCGTTTATTGGTCTGCTGAGCAGGGAAATGGGACTTATGATTTTAATAATAACTTCCGTTACGTTAAAGATTGGTTAGGCCAGGGAGATTTGGTGATTGGTGATTACGAAGGCACCATCACACCAGGACGTGAGCTAACCGGTTATCCCATGTTTAATGCTCCGGTGGAAGTCGCTTCAGCTATAAAGAACGCTGGTTATGATGTGATGGCCTTAGCAAATAATCATATTTTGGATATGGGGTCAGAAGGTGTGGCTTCAACTCAAAAAGCCTTTAATGATTTAGGGATCGATACGATCGGAGTATATACTAAGGCACCACGTTCCACTGATCAACTCTTAATTAAAGAGGTCAATGGCATTAAAATAGCCATTTTGAATTATGCATATGGCTACAACGGTATGGAACAAAATCTCTCCAAGAAAGAATATGAGGCTTCCATGAGTGATCTTGATGAAGAAAAAATGAAGGAAGAAATTAACTTTGCTGAGCAAAATGCGGATATAACCATTGTTATGCCGCATATGGGTATTGAGTACCAGTTACAACCTAATGAAGAACAGAAAGCTCTCTACCATAAGATGATTAACTGGGGAGCTGATCTCGTCTTTGGGGGCCATCCTCATGTCATTCAACCAAGTGAAGTGGTCAACCATAATGGTGAAAATAAGTTTATTATTTATTCCATGGGGAATTTCTTATCTAATCAACGGATCGAAACCGTTGACAACCCTTGGACGGAAAGAGGGGTGCTGATGGATGTTAGCCTGACTAAGCAGGGAGACACCACCAAGATTGACACTATTCAAGCCCATCCTACCTGGGTTAATCGCACTCCTAATGGCAAAAGAGGGCACGGCTTCGATCTATATGATTACACAGTTTATGTCTTAGAAGATTGGGTTCAAGGCGGGAAGTATTATGGTCAATTAGATCATGCGACTCAAGCCAGAGTTGATCGCGCTTACCAAGAAACGCTTGACCATGTCAATTTACAATTGCCTAAGGAATGAAAAGGAAGGTAAAATGTCTGAACGCGAAAAAATGAAAGCTGGTCAATGGTACGATGCTAATTATGATGAGGAGCTATTAGCTATGCGGCAAAAGGCTCAAGGCTTAGCTAAGAAATATAATGATTGTCTATCCGAAGATTCTCAGCAAAAGGAGGCCTTCTTACGACAATTGTTTGCTCATTTCGGGGATAAGTCTCAATTACTGGCGCCTTTTTACGTGGACTATGGCTTTAATGTCAGTATTGGTGATGATTGCTTTATCAATTACTCTGCCTACTTTATGGATGGTGCACCAATTAGTTTAGGAGACCACTGCTTTATTGGCCCTTTTTGCGGTTTCTATACGGCACAGCACCACCTACAAATTAAAAAGCGTAACCAGGGCCTAGAGCGGGCTCTTCCAATTAAAGTTGGGGCAAACTGTTGGCTAGGAGCCAATGTCTCGGTGATGCCTGGCGTAAGTATTGGTTCTGGTGCAGTGATTGGAGCTGGCAGCGTGGTAACTAAGGATATTCCGGACAACGCCCTAGCTGTCGGGGTGCCGGCTAAGGTGGTTCGTTATATTGATCAAGATGAAGATTTAGCGGATTAAATTGAAAATAGCCTTATAGGCCTTGTATTCTACTTGATAATGATATATAATAGCTCAGTATGTGTTTAACATATATTTATTTCACACTGCGTGGATTGAAACGCCAGGTGCTCTAGCATGAGTAGCGTTTCTTGGAAGCGTAGGCGGAAAAATAACCAAATGGAGGTAATAGATATGTCACAAGTGACTATGAAACAATTATTAGAAGCAGGGGTTCACTTCGGTCACCAAACCCGTCGTTGGAATCCTAAAATGGACCGTTACATTTTTACCGAACGTAATGGCATTTATATTATTGACTTACAACAAACTGTCAAATTATTAGACAAGGCTTACAACGTGGTTCGTGATATTGCTGCTAATGGTGGTAACATCTTATTTGTTGGAACCAAGAAGCAAGCACAACAAGCCATTGAAGAAGAAGCTTTACGTTGTGGTCAATACTACGTTAACCATCGTTGGTTAGGTGGTTTGTTAACTAACTGGGACACCATCCAAAAGAGTATCCAACGCATGCGTGATATTGATCGTATGGAAGAAGACGGTACTTTTGATGTTCTTCCTAAAAAAGAAGTT
This genomic stretch from Aerococcus mictus harbors:
- a CDS encoding GntP family permease; the encoded protein is MEILGVIGIFLAIIAIIYLSVRGLNIVIAAPLATLIVILTNQMDIFGSLIGDAPSYMTGLAGFLIKNFAIFLLGAVLAQYMEKSNATVSIANWVLAKVGLDNPFIVLVAFAGIAAILTYGGISLFVVMFALVPLARPIFKKLNVNWSLLPIPLFLGMATVTMSMLPGTPSVQNAVPTTYLGTTLTAAPVLSMIGVITVVAFGLTYLKFQLNRSLAKGETFYSYLGEGESVGEEADLDAETDEENIPPILLAILPLVTLVAIILIFSDVPNIILIALTVGILLSAFLYRKYLPKQTSLLNDGANSAVPSAFATSSSVAFGSVLTSAPGFSVVQDAIMSIPGNPLIGLSVATALLGGITGSSSGALGIVMQNFAPTYLEMGIAPELIHRIAVVASAVITVVPHSGVTITFNNLTGLSLKNAFMHQFIMVNGGHLLALIAMLIASTILY
- a CDS encoding acyl CoA:acetate/3-ketoacid CoA transferase, whose protein sequence is MGKKKPVISRREAADLIKDNDLLATCTFGLGGLPEDLLVGVKERYEEEQHPKDITFMWSCGIGNNKPGRGADHLLADGLVKRIIAGHVGSSPGMVDKVVNNEVEAYLLPQGVFTQLYRAIAGNKPFLTKVGLQTYVDPRLEGAKATEKTTEELIELAEFGGEEWLKYPDFDIDVAFIRGSFADEKGNMNVEDETCILEQLELAMATKKKGGTVIAQVKQIVENNSLDPKSIVVPGGLIDYIVVADPEYHYQTMGTYYSPELAGKINVPVDSVKPAPLSSRKVIGRRAAMELQPDSVINLGIGTPDMVASVAQEEGVADEYVTTLEMGIWGGSAAGGLDFGASRNADASIAMANQFDFYDGNGLDLSVLGIGQIDQYGNNNVTKFGPKVPGPGGFINISQNTKNLVFVGTLTVGGKSHIEDGKLVIDEQGRGPKFLKEVEQVSFSGKYAQENDQNILYVTERAVFDLHEGKVRLIEIAPGIDLQKDVLDQMEFEPEIAEDLKEMNPDIFKEEWGGLKEIIDAKSKK
- a CDS encoding DEAD/DEAH box helicase; the protein is MRWSIPTKMIEEGRQLVNQDRVLKVIPNENEAIWRAEVLDDEKYIVILDGTGKEEDICRCITWQQKSYCPHTVAVELFLRDHDVVRAMAYSKKPLFHYPENVMDQHPSIDKLLTSYRERMDYKLSDQDQVKTYRLKVQFEIYDMTGLQYQLSSERLFYLRLKVGYDQLYYVQDFTDFYRQLLNAGSYRLSNRHDKAVWLMKEAFNADTYDLLYQLALIKENNNHRLEAGLNISTSHQSPQRDFLSQKQLAMLIDFYQEHSESNQDGDNIQFYLDDDLVELNFYQDKRPVLLELQHKDGNYLVIMNPRMRLYKFYQMIFDGYNLYRIEADQSYFDDLELLQGTFADHSYQWQLSADEVEEFISCFGYQILAHGLINNIVLLSFASGMGPLKVEIALDVSDRLLQADLIYHYGQYQLSDTPGENILPEKGIILRDIKGEIQSEQQLIKLAFEKSDNQFISQFDNFNQTMEALNDCQKFFPDEWTVTYSQQLEEWQNNDKQLKVETGKNEENRFLTINFTLDDVDDDEVNEILKAIEQNDQYLQLDSGKIIDLKKIITPQQNKMLKQLRSGNTHWENGGQVPAYQSLKYADALGQAVDFEQFYQDIIHPARSDYQSNPGLKTELAPYQKYAVQWLGQLAKYNLGGLLADEMGLGKTVQTVAFLLDYFDKLPQANVLILAPASVIYNWKYEIQRFAPEVKVVVLDGSVEEREKIRQENPKAIWICSYHSYRNDQEAYHQEYFDVLILDEAQALKNERTVLYQSVVNQDSGMRIGLSGTPLENNLNEFWALMQMILPGLLPQKKEFQAMSIESIRKLVSPFVLRRTKQEVQLELPDKSVHNRYASLESNQKAVYLAYLEDIRDRLKDNDGNGSHKHMEMLAAITRLRQICCHPALVNSDYQGTSGKFEYFKRMLERALSNNRRILVFSQFTSMLAIMQDYLDQEAINYFIIEGKTNKEKRQDQVNRFNQGEGSVFLISLRAGGVGINLTGADTVFLYDLWWNPSVEEQAIGRAHRIGQTKDVEVYRFITEGTIEERIAELQEEKRHLFDELFQDEEMGESSHLTMDDLRFILDMPAS
- the fabG gene encoding 3-oxoacyl-ACP reductase FabG — its product is MFNDQVVVVTGAGQGIGAEIAKEFAQDGAQVVIVDFNEETAQKTAEAINENNGKAVAYQADVSDFDRAEEIIADVVEKYGKVDVLINNAGITRDASLKKMTKEQWDQVIATNLTGVFNYSKAAFIRMTAAGYGRIVNASSLAGVEGNFGQTNYSASKAGIIGMTKTIAREGAAKGVTVNAVAPGFIETPMTDAIPEEIKQNMIDGIPVKRIGYPKDIANAMKFLASPDSGYITGQLLQVNGGMNM
- a CDS encoding sugar O-acetyltransferase → MSEREKMKAGQWYDANYDEELLAMRQKAQGLAKKYNDCLSEDSQQKEAFLRQLFAHFGDKSQLLAPFYVDYGFNVSIGDDCFINYSAYFMDGAPISLGDHCFIGPFCGFYTAQHHLQIKKRNQGLERALPIKVGANCWLGANVSVMPGVSIGSGAVIGAGSVVTKDIPDNALAVGVPAKVVRYIDQDEDLAD
- a CDS encoding CapA family protein; the protein is MNIKGLLKALLGVFFALLIVISGAFLYQELKHSKDGQSWEFSLNPKNNSSKTSSARIFCNGDLLYHDIVYWSAEQGNGTYDFNNNFRYVKDWLGQGDLVIGDYEGTITPGRELTGYPMFNAPVEVASAIKNAGYDVMALANNHILDMGSEGVASTQKAFNDLGIDTIGVYTKAPRSTDQLLIKEVNGIKIAILNYAYGYNGMEQNLSKKEYEASMSDLDEEKMKEEINFAEQNADITIVMPHMGIEYQLQPNEEQKALYHKMINWGADLVFGGHPHVIQPSEVVNHNGENKFIIYSMGNFLSNQRIETVDNPWTERGVLMDVSLTKQGDTTKIDTIQAHPTWVNRTPNGKRGHGFDLYDYTVYVLEDWVQGGKYYGQLDHATQARVDRAYQETLDHVNLQLPKE
- a CDS encoding thiolase family protein, with protein sequence MLKAKNEEVVFVGAARTPVGAYLGDLKTVPVDELGVISLTEAAKRAGVAVEDIEEVIVGHVTGSQTTNNLGNIIGIDAGVKNTATGMTINRICGSGIQSAVSAAQELLFSNKSIIAAGGVESLSRAPFYLPESARYEGLKGGNKPLIDANLAGHSSASGKDSGVNHMGNTAENVARKYGITRERADQFAVESQRKAAEAIENGRFAQEIIPVEVKGRKGKVNVVEKDGHPRPGTSMESLAKLRPAFEKDGIVTAGNASGLNDGGAFEIMTTKSVAEERGLEIMARVVDYQIAGCDPAYMGLGPVQAIKDILARQEMDLKEDIDILEINEAFAAQTIGCLIELGIEEDTDFYKNHFNPHGGAVALGHPLGMSGARIITSLLYEFKNHPEYRYAIASACIGGGQGIALLLENGYYQG
- a CDS encoding LysR family transcriptional regulator; amino-acid sequence: MSNITPLVLMETIVAEGNITAAAEKLYVSQPYLSKMLSRLEGEYGLEFFTRLPRSVQITYAGERYLDHLRRKHEIDLDMLSEFDMISKNKKGKIKLGINPALGSSILPLIIPPFLDKNPEIKFEFYEEDADTIDSLIENHMIDIAFEMAPMENNAFQHHYVYSDQMYLIVPKNNPLYQEKYGSEITHFPYDIEKLDNLPLVLLPHNFGLRRLVDLFYNRKRLKQNVILETSTVYSAVGLTRKGVGATFVPVTGMSWPTFNDCNVFVFDSDIFKCDYVFSHRQDRSLAPTIVEFIRSSTDILRELSPKFTFSTNKD